A single window of Leeuwenhoekiella sp. MAR_2009_132 DNA harbors:
- a CDS encoding TonB-dependent receptor family protein produces MSKIAILSLLLLSTFAQAQVKTTADSVSVRNTLGEVIITSTPIQDQLQRIPASVNVINAEDLQRSDQLSIANEINKNPGIQMQQGALNTSRISIRGLGARSQYATNRVKAYIEGIPLTTGEGETTLEDLDLNLIERLEIIKGPASSSYGAGLGGAINISVIKPKPESASVQLNGLGGSFGLFKGGVTTSLANKKTAGFISYNHLEKEGFRDNSNYNRNTYTAYAKTELNATSSLTFFGNYTRLKAFIPSSINAEDLENNPEKAAFTWNAAQGFESYDKGLAGLSYNWQFNEYNSWTTSVFINYRDGYEPRPFDILDENSFAFGIRSNLQSSFSVFNIPAKSSIGVEYFDEHYQAKLFENLYQDNSGNGSLQGNLFSNQEQDRKYLNLFAQISLQFSERLKADIGLNYNHSRYVLDDYLNEASIDNSGVYTYPRLFLPQAGLTYEVVTDKFLYATVSRGFSLPTVAETLTPEGAINPEIQPETGVNYELGLKAQWFNKTLYIELAFYTVQVNDLLVAERVGNDQYVGRNAGKTDHNGIELLINYRTRLAANWEFKPYASLALNDYSFDEFIDNDINYGGNDLTGVADKIINLGVDLQHANGLRFNVNYRHTGAIPLNDANTVYSDSYNLVNLRADYAFQFSQNFKATLYSGVNNVFDINYAAQILPNATGFGGAAPRFFYPGESINFYVGLNVNLN; encoded by the coding sequence ATGAGCAAAATAGCTATTCTTTCTCTGCTGTTGCTTTCTACTTTTGCTCAGGCGCAAGTGAAGACAACAGCAGATTCTGTTTCTGTACGTAATACTCTGGGGGAAGTTATAATTACTTCTACCCCTATTCAAGATCAATTACAGCGCATTCCGGCATCGGTAAATGTAATTAATGCCGAAGATCTGCAACGTAGTGACCAACTCTCTATCGCAAACGAAATCAATAAGAATCCGGGTATTCAAATGCAGCAAGGTGCTTTAAACACCAGCCGAATCAGCATTCGCGGTTTGGGTGCGCGTAGCCAGTATGCTACAAATCGGGTGAAAGCGTATATAGAAGGCATACCACTCACCACTGGTGAGGGAGAAACTACGTTAGAAGATCTTGACCTCAACCTTATTGAACGTCTCGAAATTATAAAAGGTCCCGCAAGCAGTAGTTATGGAGCCGGATTAGGAGGAGCAATCAATATTTCGGTAATTAAACCAAAACCAGAATCTGCTTCAGTTCAGCTTAATGGTCTTGGTGGCTCTTTTGGCCTTTTTAAAGGCGGAGTAACGACATCTTTAGCAAACAAAAAAACTGCAGGTTTCATCAGTTATAATCATCTTGAAAAAGAAGGTTTTAGAGATAATAGTAATTACAACAGGAATACCTATACTGCATACGCGAAAACAGAACTCAATGCCACAAGTTCACTAACATTTTTTGGAAATTACACACGCTTAAAAGCCTTCATCCCAAGTTCTATCAATGCGGAAGATTTAGAAAATAATCCCGAAAAAGCAGCTTTTACATGGAATGCTGCTCAGGGTTTTGAATCGTACGATAAGGGTCTTGCTGGGCTTTCGTATAACTGGCAGTTTAATGAGTACAACTCGTGGACGACCAGTGTGTTTATCAACTACAGAGACGGTTACGAACCACGACCGTTTGATATTTTAGATGAAAATTCTTTTGCTTTTGGGATACGCAGTAATTTACAATCCTCATTTTCCGTTTTTAATATTCCTGCAAAAAGCAGCATTGGGGTTGAGTATTTTGATGAGCATTACCAGGCAAAACTCTTTGAAAATTTATATCAGGATAATTCCGGAAACGGAAGTTTACAAGGTAACCTGTTTAGTAATCAGGAACAAGACCGAAAATACCTTAACCTTTTTGCACAAATAAGTCTTCAATTCTCTGAACGTTTAAAGGCAGACATAGGGCTTAACTACAATCACAGCAGGTATGTGCTCGACGATTACCTCAACGAAGCCAGTATTGACAATTCTGGAGTATATACCTATCCGCGCTTGTTTTTACCGCAGGCTGGTTTGACCTACGAAGTGGTCACAGATAAATTTTTATATGCGACCGTAAGCAGAGGCTTTTCATTACCCACAGTTGCCGAAACACTCACGCCCGAAGGCGCCATAAACCCCGAAATACAACCGGAAACCGGTGTTAACTATGAGCTGGGTTTAAAAGCACAATGGTTCAATAAAACACTCTATATAGAGCTTGCTTTTTACACGGTACAGGTAAATGATTTATTGGTTGCAGAGCGCGTTGGTAATGACCAATACGTGGGGCGTAATGCCGGTAAAACAGATCATAATGGAATAGAATTACTGATTAATTATAGAACGCGGCTTGCTGCAAACTGGGAGTTTAAACCCTATGCTTCATTAGCCTTGAATGACTATTCGTTTGATGAGTTTATCGATAATGATATTAACTACGGCGGTAATGATTTAACCGGTGTTGCCGATAAAATAATTAATCTGGGTGTAGATTTACAACACGCAAACGGACTTCGGTTCAATGTAAATTACAGACATACAGGTGCTATTCCACTAAATGATGCAAATACTGTTTACAGTGACAGTTATAATCTGGTAAATTTAAGAGCAGATTACGCGTTTCAGTTTTCACAAAATTTTAAAGCAACACTTTATAGTGGTGTAAATAATGTTTTTGACATCAATTATGCAGCTCAGATTTTACCCAATGCTACAGGATTTGGCGGTGCTGCACCGCGCTTTTTTTATCCCGGAGAATCTATAAACTTTTATGTAGGGTTAAATGTAAACCTGAACTAA
- a CDS encoding SulP family inorganic anion transporter: MKKVFNLFDLTQKVNYKTEVLAGLTVAMTMIPESLSFAILAGFPPLMGLYASFIAGLVTAIFGGRPGMISGGAGATVITLIALMNSNGLEYVLAAVALAGVIQILIGLFKLGKFIRLVPHPVMFGFVNGLAIVIFMSQIKQFKVLVGGEYEWLTGTPLLIMAGLVALTIGIVVLLPKLTKAVPSSLVAIIVVFVLVYFLGIDTKTVKDIASISGGFPPFHIPNIPISYETLKIIAPYSLIMAAVGLTEGLLTLNLVDEITETKGNGNRECIAQGGANMLNGFFFGMGGCPMIAQTLVNLSAGSRARLSGIIAALTILLIVLFGAPIIEQVPMAALVGVMIMVAIGTFEWVSLKIFNKVPKKDIFLVIIVAVITVVLHNLALAVLVGVILSALFFAWESAKRIRARKFVDEDGIKHYEIFGPLFFASTTNFIEKFDVANDPEVVIIDFKESRVSDMSAIEALNVITQRYHKVGKKVHLRYLSNDCIRLLKNAEAIIDVNIMEDPTYRLVEDKKS, encoded by the coding sequence ATGAAAAAAGTATTTAACTTATTTGATCTCACTCAAAAAGTAAATTATAAAACCGAAGTATTAGCAGGTTTGACTGTTGCAATGACGATGATTCCTGAATCCCTATCTTTTGCAATACTTGCGGGTTTTCCACCTTTAATGGGACTCTATGCTTCTTTTATTGCCGGTTTAGTTACTGCAATTTTTGGAGGGAGACCAGGAATGATTTCGGGTGGAGCTGGAGCAACCGTTATTACACTTATTGCATTAATGAATTCTAATGGGCTCGAGTATGTATTAGCTGCTGTAGCGCTTGCCGGTGTTATTCAAATTTTAATCGGTCTTTTTAAACTGGGTAAGTTTATACGACTGGTACCGCACCCGGTAATGTTTGGCTTTGTAAACGGTCTTGCGATTGTAATTTTTATGTCACAGATAAAGCAATTTAAAGTATTAGTGGGCGGCGAGTATGAGTGGCTTACAGGTACCCCGTTATTGATTATGGCCGGTCTGGTAGCTCTTACTATAGGTATTGTTGTGCTTTTACCAAAATTGACTAAAGCCGTGCCTTCTTCTCTAGTAGCAATTATAGTAGTTTTTGTATTGGTTTATTTCTTAGGAATAGATACAAAAACTGTAAAAGATATTGCTTCAATAAGCGGTGGTTTTCCTCCGTTTCATATCCCTAACATTCCTATAAGTTATGAGACTTTAAAAATAATAGCACCCTATTCACTAATAATGGCTGCTGTAGGACTAACGGAAGGTTTATTAACCTTAAACCTTGTTGATGAAATTACCGAAACTAAAGGTAACGGTAACAGAGAGTGTATCGCTCAGGGAGGTGCAAACATGCTAAACGGCTTTTTCTTTGGGATGGGGGGTTGCCCAATGATTGCACAAACTTTAGTGAATTTATCTGCCGGTTCAAGAGCGCGCCTGTCTGGTATTATTGCGGCTCTTACAATCTTATTAATAGTTTTATTTGGAGCTCCTATTATTGAGCAGGTACCTATGGCTGCATTAGTAGGGGTTATGATTATGGTGGCCATAGGAACCTTTGAGTGGGTGAGCTTAAAGATTTTTAATAAAGTGCCTAAGAAAGATATTTTCCTTGTTATTATCGTTGCGGTTATAACCGTAGTGCTACACAATCTGGCATTAGCTGTTTTAGTAGGGGTGATTCTTTCGGCCTTGTTTTTTGCATGGGAAAGTGCAAAACGCATTAGAGCCAGAAAGTTTGTTGACGAAGATGGGATTAAGCATTATGAAATATTTGGTCCCTTGTTTTTTGCGTCAACCACTAATTTTATTGAAAAGTTTGATGTTGCAAATGACCCGGAAGTGGTGATAATCGACTTTAAAGAAAGTCGTGTTTCTGATATGTCTGCAATTGAAGCTCTAAATGTAATTACTCAGCGCTATCATAAAGTAGGAAAGAAGGTGCATTTAAGATATTTAAGTAACGATTGTATTCGTCTATTAAAAAATGCGGAAGCGATAATAGATGTTAATATTATGGAGGATCCTACGTATAGACTTGTAGAAGATAAAAAGAGCTAG
- the trpA gene encoding tryptophan synthase subunit alpha → MNRINKRLQEDKELLSIYFTAGYPKLEDTVPVIEELVKAGVDMIEIGLPFSDPLADGPTIQESSTAALKNGMTTAKLFEQIKDIRKTVDIPLIVMGYFNPMLQYGVEKFCKECAAIGIDGLIMPDLPLAEYQEHYQAIFEKYDLKMVFLITPQTTDERIKQIDAASDSFIYMVSSASTTGKTSGFGSVQTDYFERIAGLSLNNPQIVGFGIKDEETFKAATKSAKGAIIGSAFITDLTKNGISGISKFIKTIRA, encoded by the coding sequence ATGAACAGAATAAACAAACGCCTACAGGAAGACAAAGAGCTTCTGTCTATATATTTTACTGCGGGTTACCCTAAATTAGAAGATACCGTGCCTGTGATTGAAGAACTGGTAAAAGCCGGTGTAGATATGATTGAGATCGGACTTCCGTTTAGCGACCCTTTAGCAGACGGTCCTACCATACAGGAAAGCTCTACAGCTGCCTTGAAAAACGGAATGACTACCGCAAAACTTTTTGAGCAGATTAAAGACATCAGGAAAACCGTAGATATTCCGCTTATCGTAATGGGCTATTTTAACCCGATGTTGCAATATGGGGTTGAGAAGTTTTGTAAAGAGTGTGCAGCCATAGGCATTGACGGCCTTATTATGCCAGATCTTCCGCTCGCGGAATATCAGGAGCACTACCAGGCGATTTTCGAGAAATACGATCTTAAAATGGTGTTTTTAATTACTCCTCAAACTACAGACGAGCGTATAAAGCAAATTGATGCTGCAAGTGATAGCTTTATATATATGGTAAGTAGCGCAAGTACAACCGGAAAAACGTCTGGGTTTGGCAGTGTACAAACCGATTATTTTGAGCGTATCGCTGGGCTTTCACTCAACAACCCGCAAATTGTAGGTTTTGGGATTAAAGATGAAGAAACCTTTAAAGCAGCTACAAAATCAGCAAAAGGAGCGATTATAGGTTCGGCATTTATTACAGACTTAACTAAAAACGGAATTTCCGGAATATCTAAGTTCATCAAAACCATAAGAGCTTAG
- a CDS encoding PQQ-dependent sugar dehydrogenase — MKTYLYAAVGLLLLSACKNEKTVPDAEKEEIADTGITTVQTTVGPLDLVAPFSSESVSKNSKVIGWPEGKTPVAPEGFTVTRFADSLKHPRWTYIAPNRDIFVAEANTRDSANQITLLRDTDQDGEVDKRFVFKEGLNQNFGMLVVNNYFYIANTDGLYRFPYKEGQTKLEGEGEKIVELSASGYNNHWTRNIITNAAQDKIYISVGSASNVGDQGMEKEERRANILEVNLDGSGEIVYASGLRNPVGMDWNPVTGDLWTAVNERDELGNNLVPDYATSVQKGGWYGWPYSYYGQIKDPRWADDPHQDLVDKAIMPDVPLGTHTASLGFTFYTADAFPAKYKNGAFVGQHGSWNRDPFSGYKVVFIPFENGKPQPAEDFLTGFIPDANGDEVYGRPVATTVTPDGSLLVNDDDSGIIWKISAK, encoded by the coding sequence ATGAAAACATATCTATACGCAGCAGTAGGTCTCCTGCTACTTTCAGCTTGCAAAAATGAAAAAACAGTACCGGATGCAGAAAAAGAAGAAATCGCAGATACGGGTATTACTACCGTACAAACTACAGTAGGTCCTTTAGACCTTGTCGCACCTTTTTCTTCAGAATCTGTATCTAAAAATAGTAAGGTTATAGGTTGGCCAGAAGGTAAAACACCGGTAGCGCCAGAAGGTTTTACCGTTACACGTTTTGCCGATTCATTAAAACACCCACGATGGACGTATATCGCACCTAACCGTGATATTTTTGTGGCTGAAGCAAATACCCGTGACAGTGCAAATCAAATAACGCTGTTGAGAGATACAGATCAGGATGGCGAAGTAGATAAGCGTTTTGTTTTTAAAGAGGGCTTAAATCAAAATTTTGGGATGCTGGTTGTAAACAACTACTTCTATATTGCAAATACAGATGGTTTATACCGTTTCCCATACAAAGAAGGACAAACCAAGCTAGAAGGTGAAGGCGAAAAAATTGTTGAACTTTCTGCAAGTGGTTATAACAATCACTGGACGCGTAACATTATCACAAACGCTGCTCAAGATAAAATTTACATCTCTGTAGGTTCTGCTAGTAATGTGGGAGATCAGGGTATGGAAAAAGAAGAGCGTCGCGCTAATATTCTTGAGGTAAATCTTGATGGAAGTGGCGAGATCGTATATGCTTCGGGACTAAGAAACCCGGTAGGAATGGACTGGAATCCGGTTACTGGTGATTTATGGACTGCGGTAAATGAGCGTGACGAATTAGGAAATAACCTGGTACCAGATTACGCGACAAGCGTTCAAAAAGGCGGTTGGTACGGCTGGCCATATAGCTACTACGGACAAATTAAAGATCCGCGCTGGGCAGACGACCCGCATCAGGATTTAGTAGATAAAGCGATTATGCCCGATGTACCTTTAGGAACCCATACCGCTTCTTTAGGATTTACCTTTTACACCGCAGATGCATTTCCTGCTAAATATAAAAACGGAGCTTTTGTAGGTCAGCATGGGTCCTGGAACCGCGATCCTTTTTCAGGCTATAAAGTTGTTTTTATTCCTTTTGAAAATGGAAAACCACAACCTGCAGAAGATTTCTTAACCGGTTTTATACCAGATGCAAATGGTGACGAAGTATATGGCCGCCCGGTAGCAACTACGGTTACTCCAGATGGTTCACTACTTGTTAATGATGATGATAGTGGTATTATCTGGAAGATTTCTGCAAAATAA
- the coaD gene encoding pantetheine-phosphate adenylyltransferase translates to MKRAVFPGSFDPLTLGHYDIIERGLTLFDEIILAIGVNADKKYMFTLEQREAFLKESFKDEPKIKVMTYKGLTVDFCNATDSGFILRGLRNPGDFEFEKAIAHTNRKLSQIETVFLLTSSGKSYISSSIVRDVIRNGGDYTGLVPDTVRV, encoded by the coding sequence ATGAAACGCGCAGTCTTCCCCGGTTCTTTTGATCCGCTAACATTAGGTCATTATGATATCATCGAACGTGGTTTAACGCTCTTTGATGAGATTATTTTGGCTATAGGTGTCAATGCAGATAAAAAATATATGTTCACGCTAGAGCAGCGTGAGGCTTTTTTAAAGGAGTCGTTTAAAGACGAACCCAAAATTAAAGTAATGACCTATAAAGGGCTTACGGTAGATTTTTGTAATGCGACAGATTCGGGTTTTATCCTTCGTGGACTTAGAAATCCCGGGGATTTTGAGTTTGAAAAAGCCATTGCACATACAAACCGAAAGCTTTCTCAAATCGAAACTGTATTCTTGCTCACCTCCTCGGGTAAGAGTTATATCTCGTCTTCAATAGTTAGAGATGTAATTCGCAACGGTGGTGATTACACCGGTCTGGTACCTGATACGGTACGGGTTTAA